In Onychostoma macrolepis isolate SWU-2019 chromosome 14, ASM1243209v1, whole genome shotgun sequence, a single window of DNA contains:
- the stx18 gene encoding syntaxin-18, which translates to MAADITLLFKASVKTVKTRNKALGLIDSSIREEPGGAKRARPRARDGFGGRAREVISNISKLKDFLLQHRKEYVNAGGVMCSDVSRMTDSERDQIDQDAQIFMRTCADAIGQLRSDKGKQVVSAQVRDHRAAVLDLIEAYLKGVCKLYSEQRAVRVKRVVDKKRLSRLEPEQISHDKQQSDGEENNDKPVSDGNVDLWEDNRVEDDLSPEEIQMFEQENQRLVGEMNSLLDEVRHIEGKVVEISRLQEIFSEKVLQQETEIDSIHQLVVGATENVKEGNEDIREAIKNNAGFRVWILFFLVMCSFSLLFLDWYDG; encoded by the exons ATGGCTGCagatataacattattattcaaaGCGAgcgtaaaaacagtgaaaactCGGAATAAAGCGCTCGGATTGATCGATTCATCCATCAGAGAAGAGCCCGGAGGAGCGAAGAGAGCCAGACCCAGAGCCAGAGACGGGTTCGGCGGCAGAGCCAGAGAAGTG ATCTCGAACATCTCGAAGCTGAAGGACTTCCTGCTGCAGCACAGGAAGGAGTATGTGAACGCCGGCGG tgtGATGTGTTCGGATGTGTCCCGTATGACGGACAGCGAGAGAGATCAAATCGACCAGGATGCGCAGATCTTCATGAGGACCTGCGCAGACGCCATCGGCCAGCTGCGATCTGACA AGGGCAAACAGGTGGTCTCAGCACAGGTGAGGGATCATCGTGCAGCAGTGCTGGATCTGATCGAGGCATATCTCAAAG gTGTGTGCAAGCTGTATTCTGAACAGAGAGCTGTACGTGTGAAGAGAGTCGTGGACAAAAAGAGATT ATCCAGATTAGAACCGGAGCAGATCAGTCACGACAAACAGCAGAGCGACGGAGAGGAGAACAACG atAAACCGGTCTCGGACGGTAATGTGGATCTGTGGGAGGACAACAGAGTTGAGGATGATCTTTCACCAGAGGAAATACAGAtg tttgAGCAGGAGAATCAGAGGTTGGTCGGGGAGATGAACAGTCTGCTGGATGAAGTCAG gcACATTGAAGGGAAGGTTGTGGAAATCTCTCGTCTGCAGGAAATCTTCTCTGAGAAAGTACTACAGCAG gaGACGGAGATCGACAGCATTCATCAGCTGGTTGTTGGTGCAACAGAAAATGTGAAAGAAGGAAATGAAGATATTAGAGAG gcGATCAAGAATAACGCTGGGTTCCGCGTCTGGATTCTGTTCTTCCTGGTCATGTGTTCGTTTTCACTGCTGTTTCTGGACTGGTACGACGGCTGA